One genomic region from Thermoplasma sp. Kam2015 encodes:
- a CDS encoding S41 family peptidase produces the protein MPNLLLNPDIYGNSVIFICCDDLWEYDLATHETRKLVSGLGVINNARFFPDGKKIVLRVMRGASLNTAELYTYDLSDGSLRRITYFAGKSTGRRMFTDVAGFGPDGSLIIATDAMQPFSSMTYLYAVEGDGLNFRPLNLGPATHIIYAGSRRIVGRNTYELPHWKGYRGGTRGKVWIESEDGKFRKIIDIETHVSSPVLVSQRIYFITDLEGFGQIYSTDLDGKDMKKHTDFRDYYPRHLNTDGKRIVFSMGGSLYIFNPDDERVERLEIGDIESPEDRVTSLPSKFLEDFSILDGDLIALVSRGQAFIQDTSGNYVMRVPQPLRVRYVRRASDTKIAFIYGTRDGDFLGIYDYRDGKSEIFGENLGNVFAMSVDRSGKFAVIANDRFELMMIDLESKSSTLIERSTEGMITDFTISDNSRFIAYSFPLKHNSTGGYVMQSIHVYDISQKTVYQATTDNSHDYAPAFDSDSKYLYYLSYRSLDPSPDKIVLNFSFEVVSKPFVVPLIPGLPNPTKLVPQSLVEGGTEYDLNEMYRRSSPINVEPADYRMIIPLETSLLLYSVPVHGEYASYYQGAPEKGVLSRYDIKTKKVTELKRNLTDIRLSLDRKNAIIRKDDGKLYIFNLDKPEEEKALETDRRPIVSSRQEEFLQMYDESWKLARDNYWNEAVAREISERIYEKYRKLVPLCRTRFDLSNVIVEMQGEYRTSHSYEMGGTFTDADPFSSGRIACDVSLKEDHYEITKVYAGDFSNEGEKSPIFEYGINPMGYRIDEVDGEPVGPKKSIYSALSTKAGTSARIKISEVHGESREIFVDVLEDDRFIRYRSWVEENRRYVHERSGGKIGYVHIPDMGMMGLNEFYRLFINEASYPGLIIDVRFNGGGFVSQLIIEKLLNRRLGYDNPRRGSLSPYPTNSVRGKMIAITNEYAGSDGDIFSFSFKKLGLGKLIGTRTWGGVVGISPRRRLIDGTVLSQPEYAFWFRDTGFGVENYGVDPDIEVEYRPDHYIKGVDPQIDYAIDSLMEDLKSWSEELPERPS, from the coding sequence ATGCCGAATCTTTTGTTGAATCCGGATATATATGGAAACAGTGTTATATTCATATGCTGTGATGATCTCTGGGAATACGATCTGGCCACCCATGAAACAAGAAAACTTGTCTCAGGCCTCGGAGTTATAAATAACGCTAGGTTTTTCCCTGATGGAAAGAAGATAGTTTTGCGCGTTATGCGAGGCGCCTCGCTCAATACAGCCGAGCTGTACACGTACGATCTTTCTGACGGCAGCCTCAGGCGGATAACGTACTTTGCGGGGAAAAGCACGGGCAGGAGGATGTTCACAGATGTGGCCGGCTTTGGGCCAGACGGCAGTCTTATAATTGCAACAGATGCAATGCAGCCATTCTCATCCATGACCTACCTTTATGCTGTGGAGGGGGATGGTCTCAATTTCAGGCCATTAAATCTTGGTCCAGCAACACACATCATCTATGCCGGCAGCAGGAGGATAGTAGGCAGAAACACATATGAACTGCCGCACTGGAAGGGGTACAGGGGCGGAACGCGCGGAAAGGTCTGGATAGAGAGCGAGGATGGCAAATTCAGGAAAATTATAGACATAGAAACCCATGTATCAAGTCCCGTCCTGGTTAGCCAGCGAATATATTTCATAACCGATCTGGAAGGCTTCGGCCAGATCTATTCGACTGATCTGGACGGTAAGGATATGAAGAAGCATACAGACTTCAGAGATTACTATCCAAGGCATCTCAATACGGATGGAAAACGCATAGTCTTTTCCATGGGCGGATCCCTATACATATTTAACCCGGATGATGAGAGGGTGGAAAGGTTAGAGATAGGGGACATCGAGTCTCCGGAGGATAGAGTGACAAGCTTACCTTCAAAATTTCTTGAAGATTTCTCCATTCTGGACGGGGATCTCATCGCCCTCGTAAGCAGAGGGCAGGCGTTCATACAGGACACCTCGGGCAATTATGTGATGAGGGTACCTCAGCCCCTGAGGGTGAGATATGTCAGGAGGGCTAGCGATACGAAGATAGCCTTCATCTATGGAACGAGAGACGGCGATTTTCTCGGGATATACGATTACAGAGATGGAAAGAGCGAGATATTCGGTGAGAACCTGGGAAACGTATTTGCAATGTCCGTCGACAGATCTGGCAAGTTCGCCGTGATAGCAAACGACCGCTTCGAACTTATGATGATCGATCTTGAAAGCAAGTCTTCAACGCTGATCGAGAGAAGCACTGAGGGCATGATAACTGATTTCACCATATCAGATAACTCCAGGTTCATAGCCTACAGTTTCCCGCTAAAGCACAACAGCACTGGAGGCTATGTAATGCAGTCAATACATGTGTACGACATTTCCCAGAAGACGGTTTATCAAGCCACAACAGATAATTCGCATGACTACGCCCCAGCCTTCGACTCTGATTCAAAATACCTCTATTACCTGTCTTACAGAAGCCTGGATCCAAGCCCTGACAAGATCGTTCTCAACTTCAGCTTTGAAGTTGTATCCAAGCCCTTCGTAGTGCCACTTATTCCCGGCCTGCCAAATCCCACAAAGCTTGTGCCTCAGTCGCTGGTTGAGGGCGGCACGGAATACGATCTGAACGAAATGTACAGGAGATCCAGCCCGATAAATGTGGAACCAGCAGACTACAGAATGATCATACCGCTGGAGACTTCCCTTCTTCTGTACAGCGTTCCGGTACATGGAGAATATGCCTCCTACTATCAGGGTGCACCTGAAAAAGGTGTACTCAGCAGATACGACATAAAGACAAAGAAGGTCACCGAACTGAAGAGAAACCTGACGGACATCAGGCTTTCTCTTGATAGAAAGAACGCGATCATAAGGAAGGATGACGGTAAGCTCTACATCTTCAACCTGGATAAGCCAGAAGAAGAAAAGGCTCTGGAAACCGACAGGAGGCCAATCGTATCCAGCAGGCAGGAGGAATTTCTGCAGATGTATGATGAATCCTGGAAGCTTGCGAGAGACAATTACTGGAACGAGGCCGTTGCACGTGAGATCTCGGAAAGGATATATGAGAAGTACAGAAAGCTTGTGCCTCTGTGCAGGACAAGATTCGATTTGAGCAACGTCATAGTTGAGATGCAGGGGGAATATCGCACATCTCATTCCTACGAGATGGGTGGAACATTCACCGATGCGGATCCATTCAGCAGCGGCAGAATAGCATGCGATGTGAGCCTGAAGGAAGATCACTATGAGATAACGAAGGTGTACGCCGGCGATTTTTCCAATGAGGGCGAAAAATCGCCAATATTCGAATATGGAATAAACCCGATGGGATACAGAATAGATGAAGTCGATGGGGAACCTGTTGGCCCAAAGAAAAGCATATACAGCGCACTGTCCACCAAAGCCGGCACATCCGCAAGGATCAAGATATCCGAGGTTCACGGTGAAAGCAGAGAAATATTCGTCGATGTCCTTGAAGATGACAGGTTCATAAGGTATCGATCATGGGTAGAGGAGAACCGCAGATATGTTCATGAGAGGAGCGGAGGAAAGATAGGCTATGTACATATACCGGATATGGGGATGATGGGGCTCAATGAGTTCTATAGACTGTTCATAAACGAGGCTTCATATCCTGGCCTCATAATCGATGTCAGATTCAACGGCGGAGGCTTCGTATCACAACTGATAATAGAGAAGCTGCTGAACAGGAGGCTCGGCTATGACAATCCTAGAAGAGGGAGCCTGAGCCCGTATCCAACAAATTCCGTCAGGGGGAAGATGATAGCCATAACAAACGAGTATGCCGGATCTGACGGTGATATATTCAGTTTCTCCTTCAAGAAACTCGGCCTTGGCAAGCTGATAGGGACAAGAACGTGGGGAGGCGTGGTGGGCATATCACCCAGGCGCAGGCTGATTGACGGCACTGTTCTTTCCCAGCCAGAATACGCCTTCTGGTTCAGAGACACTGGTTTCGGCGTGGAGAACTATGGAGTAGATCCTGACATCGAAGTTGAATACAGGCCGGATCACTACATTAAGGGCGTTGACCCGCAGATCGACTACGCGATCGATAGCCTGATGGAGGATCTCAAGTCATGGAGCGAAGAACTTCCTGAACGCCCCTCTTGA
- a CDS encoding radical SAM protein, with amino-acid sequence MEDISSIVFGPVPSRRLGRSLGVNNIPPKLCSYSCVYCQLGRTISYSTERRQFYDPKDLVEAVSRRVEEIESRGERIDYITFVPDGEPTLDVNLGKEIDGVKSLGIKTAVISNSSLISLEEVRSDLSESDWVSLKIDEIDAKRWIRINRPYGSTKLDDILEGIRSFSVEYGGYLATETMLVKGIQDAGDIEKIADFISSLESVKRSYIAVPTRPPAETWVTPPDEDFINTSFQIFSEILGSDKVEYLIGYEGDDFSVASDVIASLLSITSVHPMKKEAIEKALAENGYEWSAFEELVNDKKVVELKYRGETYFMRKIRTR; translated from the coding sequence ATGGAAGATATCAGCAGCATCGTGTTCGGTCCAGTCCCATCCAGAAGACTTGGGAGGAGCTTGGGTGTCAACAATATACCTCCAAAATTGTGTTCATACTCCTGCGTTTACTGCCAGCTTGGAAGAACCATATCATATTCAACAGAAAGAAGGCAGTTCTATGATCCAAAGGATCTGGTTGAGGCAGTTTCCAGAAGGGTCGAAGAGATAGAATCCAGAGGGGAAAGGATCGACTATATAACCTTCGTTCCTGACGGGGAGCCCACACTCGACGTAAATCTTGGAAAGGAAATAGACGGAGTCAAGAGCCTTGGCATAAAAACCGCAGTTATAAGCAATTCCTCACTAATATCGCTTGAGGAGGTCAGGTCTGATCTCTCTGAATCTGACTGGGTTTCACTGAAGATTGATGAAATTGATGCAAAGAGATGGATAAGAATAAACAGGCCATACGGCAGCACAAAGCTTGATGATATTCTGGAAGGGATCAGGTCTTTCTCCGTGGAATATGGAGGATATCTGGCAACGGAAACGATGCTTGTCAAGGGAATACAGGATGCCGGTGATATAGAGAAGATTGCGGATTTTATCAGCTCTCTTGAATCGGTGAAGAGATCCTACATCGCCGTACCAACACGCCCTCCTGCTGAAACATGGGTGACGCCACCGGACGAGGATTTCATAAACACATCGTTCCAGATATTCTCAGAGATTCTCGGATCCGATAAGGTTGAATACCTGATAGGTTATGAGGGGGATGATTTTTCAGTAGCGAGTGATGTCATCGCCAGCCTGCTCAGCATCACATCTGTGCATCCTATGAAGAAGGAGGCTATAGAGAAGGCGCTCGCTGAAAACGGATATGAATGGAGCGCGTTCGAAGAACTGGTAAATGATAAAAAGGTTGTGGAGCTGAAATACAGGGGAGAGACCTATTTCATGAGGAAAATACGCACGCGATGA
- a CDS encoding DUF6015 family protein, which translates to MEASEEVAMINKSDDGKSGIRYYTTLEELSKAINAGLSLQDRRMSEEEAMEAAEHIINFFGYNDRVIDNMLEPEDRDSFYTMEDIGILQTEREETTLFDGREWRIHYWILNINKIIELANMKVDFRKKKTDEEYRIYDEIPDDYWKVVQ; encoded by the coding sequence ATGGAAGCTTCAGAAGAGGTTGCTATGATCAATAAGAGCGATGACGGTAAGTCCGGGATTAGGTATTACACCACTCTTGAAGAATTATCAAAGGCTATAAATGCCGGTCTTAGCCTTCAGGATCGGCGGATGAGTGAGGAGGAAGCTATGGAGGCTGCTGAACATATAATAAACTTTTTTGGATATAATGACCGTGTTATTGATAACATGCTTGAACCAGAAGATAGGGATTCTTTTTACACCATGGAGGATATAGGTATATTGCAGACGGAAAGGGAGGAGACGACTCTCTTTGATGGTAGGGAGTGGCGCATACATTACTGGATTCTGAACATAAACAAGATCATAGAACTTGCCAACATGAAGGTAGATTTTAGGAAAAAGAAGACGGATGAGGAATACAGAATATACGACGAGATCCCTGATGACTACTGGAAGGTCGTTCAATAG
- a CDS encoding ribosome biogenesis/translation initiation ATPase RLI, translating to MHVAVLDRDKCHPKKCHHECQYYCPPVRNHVMAIDFPDPDGQPLISETLCIGCGICIRRCPFGAIKIVTLPDELNKEVLHRYGVNGFRIYSIPTITPGRVSAILGQNGLGKTTTLNILSGITVPNLGSYDSPPSKEAVINRFARTEMGAYFRGLYEQNKKAVLKNQYVDYIPKVVKGTIGEILKKNDETGRYSDIVTQLNLENSVNKSVTECSGGELQRLAIGTVLEKDADIYLFDEMTSYLDINERLNASRIVQDLARKKTVIVVEHDLAILDWLADSVNIVYGDPGVYGIFSEPLSTNRAINAYLSGFLREENVRIRSYPIEFEEKTSRRDKFTQDLISWTDLKKTLGDFTLDVSAGKIHKSEIVGILGKNALGKSTFIMMLAGVMTPDSGTISQNLRVSYKPQYITTSFDGSVSDLIRTSLGERSEDSFVKNEIFHPLSIEDLMENPVSGLSGGELQRLSIALTLARDADIYLIDEPSAHLDSSFRMVVAKVIRRVMENTKKTAMVVDHDIYLIDLISDSLIVFSGVPGSHGQSEGPMDMRDGMNRFLKIVGVTFRRDQNSRRPRINKENSSLDRMQKEQNNYYYS from the coding sequence ATGCATGTAGCCGTCCTTGATCGAGACAAATGCCATCCAAAAAAATGCCATCACGAGTGCCAGTATTACTGCCCACCCGTCCGCAATCATGTGATGGCCATTGATTTTCCTGATCCTGATGGCCAGCCGCTGATATCTGAAACTTTATGCATAGGGTGCGGTATCTGCATAAGACGATGCCCATTCGGTGCAATAAAGATAGTTACGCTCCCGGACGAGCTCAACAAAGAAGTTCTTCACCGATACGGGGTAAACGGATTCAGGATATACTCCATCCCCACCATAACGCCAGGCAGGGTCTCGGCCATACTTGGCCAGAATGGCTTGGGAAAGACCACGACTCTCAACATACTCTCCGGAATCACGGTGCCGAACCTAGGATCGTATGACAGCCCGCCATCAAAGGAGGCTGTCATAAACAGATTTGCCAGAACAGAGATGGGTGCCTATTTCAGGGGCCTGTATGAACAGAACAAGAAGGCAGTGCTGAAGAACCAGTATGTTGATTATATTCCGAAAGTGGTGAAGGGCACAATAGGGGAGATCCTGAAGAAAAATGACGAAACCGGAAGATACAGCGATATAGTGACCCAGCTTAATCTGGAAAATTCAGTCAACAAGAGCGTGACCGAATGTTCCGGAGGAGAGCTGCAGAGGCTGGCCATAGGTACAGTTCTTGAGAAGGATGCAGACATCTATCTGTTTGACGAGATGACCTCCTATCTGGATATAAATGAGAGGTTGAATGCATCCAGGATCGTTCAGGATCTTGCCAGGAAAAAGACCGTCATAGTGGTGGAGCACGATCTGGCCATACTCGACTGGCTCGCGGATTCCGTGAACATAGTTTACGGCGATCCAGGCGTTTACGGCATCTTCTCAGAGCCGCTCTCCACAAACAGGGCAATAAATGCATACCTATCCGGTTTCCTCAGGGAAGAGAACGTACGCATACGGAGCTATCCCATAGAGTTTGAGGAGAAGACGTCAAGGCGTGATAAATTCACCCAGGATCTCATTTCTTGGACGGATCTCAAAAAAACGCTGGGAGACTTCACGCTCGATGTTTCTGCCGGAAAGATACATAAGAGCGAGATCGTGGGAATTCTTGGAAAAAACGCGCTGGGAAAGAGCACATTCATAATGATGCTTGCTGGCGTAATGACACCGGATTCAGGAACCATATCCCAGAACCTGAGGGTGTCATACAAGCCGCAGTACATAACCACATCATTTGACGGATCCGTCTCCGATCTGATAAGAACTTCACTCGGAGAGAGGTCCGAAGATTCCTTCGTCAAGAATGAGATATTCCATCCGCTGAGCATAGAGGATCTGATGGAGAATCCCGTCAGCGGGCTATCAGGTGGAGAGCTTCAGAGGCTGTCCATAGCGCTGACCCTTGCAAGGGATGCGGATATATATCTGATAGACGAGCCATCCGCGCATCTGGATTCTTCCTTTAGGATGGTTGTCGCCAAGGTGATAAGGAGGGTAATGGAGAACACCAAGAAGACCGCAATGGTCGTTGACCATGACATATATCTGATTGATCTCATATCGGACAGTCTGATCGTCTTCTCTGGCGTACCAGGATCGCATGGTCAATCGGAAGGACCCATGGACATGCGCGATGGCATGAACAGATTTCTCAAGATCGTGGGCGTGACCTTCAGGAGGGATCAGAACTCAAGAAGGCCAAGGATAAACAAGGAGAACAGCAGCCTTGACAGGATGCAGAAGGAGCAGAACAACTATTATTATTCGTGA